The Nitrospira sp. KM1 genome includes a window with the following:
- a CDS encoding SGNH/GDSL hydrolase family protein codes for MDMEGLSDPVLARTSVAMGWHQKVRVSLIIVLILVNVMAGLSWVKPWVRNYTLSNALMGHSDGFMYAYNLPSLSVWTASDRADRPDMSILTFSENDVLLGPAHSFHDNIRQHGEGLYSHWGSQLLFSSSDNSNPVLNGRVYRVHYPVSVPWYGLGATLLLLALSIFGPGTFVHRAGAPVLFMAIGLAIVIIPFELFLRTEFAKLHVVGTLGQFPPRITPTVNSKGYRDVDHHVENTDGRIRVLILGDSMTFGWGIADDETYPRLISDMAGSRVEVISLAKNGWSTADQLAALRREGLAFHPDLVVVGVVTNDPGPPMTEPSGQQADWVVFKRLPFELMFWRFLDYYINRIGDMYGLKYTYVQWEEDIYDPAKRYRGPWVRAVQRLGDTLASRGIPGYAFVLISPVAPEASSQIRKYDILSDVFANAGFKTTNLHQSYLAEFRNVPEKKLWALPDDAHPGPAINRFFAREVWKTIGPHIESIRAGLPREPSAERRP; via the coding sequence ATGGATATGGAAGGTTTGTCGGACCCGGTGCTTGCCAGAACTTCCGTGGCCATGGGATGGCACCAGAAAGTTCGTGTATCTCTCATCATCGTGCTGATCCTCGTGAATGTGATGGCTGGACTATCGTGGGTCAAGCCGTGGGTCCGCAACTATACTCTGAGCAATGCACTGATGGGTCATTCCGATGGATTCATGTACGCATACAATCTGCCTTCGTTGAGCGTCTGGACTGCATCAGATCGTGCGGACCGTCCGGATATGTCGATATTGACCTTCTCGGAGAACGACGTGTTGCTCGGTCCCGCGCACAGTTTTCATGACAATATTCGTCAGCACGGTGAAGGCCTATATTCCCACTGGGGAAGCCAGTTACTCTTCTCCTCGTCCGACAATTCGAATCCTGTTCTCAATGGACGAGTCTATCGCGTTCATTATCCGGTCTCGGTTCCCTGGTACGGACTTGGCGCAACGCTGCTATTACTGGCGCTTTCGATCTTTGGACCGGGAACGTTCGTACATCGCGCAGGAGCACCAGTGTTATTTATGGCCATCGGTCTTGCGATCGTCATTATTCCGTTCGAGTTGTTCTTGCGGACCGAATTCGCCAAACTCCACGTGGTGGGGACGCTCGGCCAGTTTCCCCCTCGCATCACTCCCACGGTGAATTCCAAGGGATATCGTGACGTCGATCATCATGTGGAAAATACTGACGGGCGTATCCGAGTCCTAATCCTGGGTGACTCGATGACCTTCGGGTGGGGAATTGCTGACGACGAGACCTATCCCAGACTGATCTCGGACATGGCCGGTTCGCGGGTCGAGGTCATTAGCCTCGCGAAAAACGGTTGGAGTACTGCCGATCAACTCGCCGCGCTTCGGCGTGAGGGACTGGCGTTTCATCCTGACCTTGTGGTCGTGGGAGTCGTCACCAATGATCCCGGCCCTCCGATGACCGAACCCAGCGGGCAGCAAGCGGACTGGGTCGTCTTCAAACGGTTGCCTTTTGAACTGATGTTCTGGCGCTTCCTCGACTACTACATCAACCGCATCGGTGATATGTACGGACTTAAGTATACGTATGTCCAATGGGAGGAGGACATCTACGACCCAGCCAAACGATACAGAGGCCCGTGGGTACGGGCAGTCCAGAGGCTCGGCGATACGCTCGCCTCACGAGGGATACCGGGGTATGCGTTCGTTCTCATCAGTCCAGTCGCGCCGGAGGCTTCGAGTCAAATCCGCAAGTACGACATATTGAGTGACGTGTTTGCGAATGCGGGGTTCAAGACGACGAATTTGCACCAGTCCTATCTGGCAGAGTTCCGGAATGTGCCTGAAAAAAAGCTGTGGGCATTACCCGATGACGCCCATCCTGGCCCTGCGATCAATAGGTTTTTTGCTCGCGAAGTGTGGAAGACGATCGGACCCCATATCGAAAGCATCCGGGCAGGACTGCCGCGGGAGCCGAGTGCCGAACGACGTCCGTGA
- a CDS encoding DegT/DnrJ/EryC1/StrS aminotransferase family protein, protein MAVPLLDLAAHHRPLHKELVAAIEQVVQSQAFILGPDVGTLEERIASYCGTGAAIGVSSGTDALLIALMALNIGPGDEVITSPYSFFATAGAVARVGAKPVFVDIDPRSYNIDPGRVEQAVTSRTKALIPVHLYGQCADMDPLMDIATRRGLAVIEDAAQAIGSEYRDGRRAGSLGTVGCFSFFPSKNLGALGDAGMVTTNDPQLAERLRILRVHGSQPKYYHKIIGGNFRLDSIQAAVLNVKLKHLDGWTRRRQDNAQRYETLFQQSDLVKKGHVRLPEAVYRASGHRHYHIYNQFVLRAGERDRLIVHLKGKSIGAEIYYPVPFHLQECFQYLGYKAGDFPESERAASETIAIPIYPELTQLQQQEVVNAICDFYKDRDRGI, encoded by the coding sequence ATGGCTGTGCCTTTACTCGATCTCGCCGCGCACCACCGGCCGTTGCATAAAGAACTGGTCGCTGCGATCGAACAGGTGGTTCAATCCCAGGCCTTCATTTTGGGACCTGACGTCGGTACGCTTGAAGAACGGATTGCCTCCTATTGCGGAACCGGCGCCGCCATTGGTGTATCGTCTGGAACCGATGCGCTGTTGATCGCATTGATGGCGTTGAACATCGGGCCGGGCGATGAGGTCATCACCAGCCCATATTCGTTTTTTGCCACTGCCGGGGCAGTGGCCAGAGTAGGAGCGAAGCCAGTTTTCGTGGATATCGACCCCCGCTCATACAATATCGATCCTGGGCGCGTCGAACAGGCGGTAACGTCGAGGACTAAGGCGCTGATTCCAGTTCACCTGTACGGTCAGTGCGCGGACATGGATCCGTTGATGGATATCGCGACACGCAGGGGGTTGGCGGTCATCGAGGACGCGGCTCAGGCTATCGGGTCCGAATACCGCGACGGGCGGCGGGCGGGCAGCTTGGGAACGGTCGGCTGTTTTTCATTTTTTCCCAGCAAGAATCTCGGCGCGCTGGGAGACGCCGGTATGGTCACGACGAATGATCCGCAGCTGGCGGAGCGACTCAGGATTCTTCGCGTCCACGGCAGCCAACCCAAGTACTACCATAAGATCATCGGTGGGAATTTCCGCTTGGACAGCATCCAAGCGGCCGTCCTGAACGTCAAATTGAAGCACCTCGACGGCTGGACGCGCCGGAGACAGGACAATGCCCAACGATATGAGACCCTGTTTCAGCAGAGTGATTTGGTGAAGAAGGGGCACGTCCGCCTCCCTGAGGCGGTGTATCGAGCCTCCGGGCATAGGCATTATCACATCTACAATCAGTTTGTGTTGCGGGCCGGCGAGCGCGACCGCCTCATCGTCCATCTCAAGGGGAAGAGCATCGGCGCCGAGATCTACTACCCGGTTCCCTTCCACCTTCAGGAATGCTTTCAGTACCTCGGATACAAGGCGGGAGATTTTCCCGAGTCAGAACGGGCTGCGAGTGAAACAATTGCCATTCCAATCTATCCGGAGTTGACGCAGCTGCAACAGCAGGAAGTGGTCAACGCCATATGCGATTTTTACAAAGATCGAGATCGTGGGATTTAA
- a CDS encoding UpxY family transcription antiterminator, with amino-acid sequence MSRTQTSSRWYALRTRSRHEKLVRDQLSNQGIEPLLPTVKRLSQWKDRKKEIDAPLFSGYCFVKFASQQKLPVLKTVGVVDIVGAGNRPEPIPEEEIIALQRLMTSVLPYDPHPYLHEGMSVEVIRGPLQGVRGILLRKEKRHRLVLGVRLIQQAAAVEIDIKDVVPVG; translated from the coding sequence GTGTCCAGAACCCAGACATCGAGCCGGTGGTATGCACTGCGGACGAGATCCCGCCATGAAAAGCTCGTCCGCGATCAGCTGAGCAATCAGGGCATCGAGCCCCTCCTTCCAACGGTGAAGCGTCTCAGCCAGTGGAAGGACCGGAAAAAGGAAATCGATGCACCGCTGTTTTCCGGGTACTGCTTCGTGAAGTTTGCGTCCCAGCAGAAGCTGCCGGTTCTAAAAACCGTGGGAGTCGTGGACATCGTGGGCGCCGGCAATCGACCGGAGCCGATCCCGGAAGAGGAAATCATCGCGCTTCAACGGCTCATGACCAGCGTGCTTCCCTATGATCCGCATCCTTATCTGCACGAGGGCATGTCGGTCGAAGTCATCCGCGGCCCGCTTCAGGGTGTCCGGGGTATTCTGCTGCGCAAGGAAAAGCGGCATCGCCTCGTGCTGGGTGTGCGTCTGATCCAGCAGGCCGCCGCGGTTGAGATCGATATCAAGGATGTCGTACCCGTCGGATAG
- a CDS encoding winged helix-turn-helix transcriptional regulator gives MDVQGQRDLLVLSEVERNSDLTQRSLSIRLGVALGLTNLYLKRLARKGYIKITTIPRNRIRYLLTPQGVAEKTRLTYQYMDYSLSYYRDMRTRLKEMLASTGGLRGQRFVIYGTGELAELAYLSLKEMEGQCVGFLDDRRRDTFLSYPVSSPEDIGSWEFDKILLTDLAQADEHEEQLARRGVPIERVLRLGLSPNGIPQSVEQH, from the coding sequence ATGGATGTTCAAGGACAAAGAGACCTTCTCGTTCTGTCTGAAGTCGAGCGGAATTCCGACTTAACGCAGCGATCTCTGTCTATTCGGCTCGGAGTCGCTCTCGGACTTACGAACCTCTACCTCAAGCGCCTTGCCCGGAAAGGCTACATCAAGATCACGACGATTCCTCGCAACCGCATCCGTTACCTCTTGACTCCTCAAGGAGTGGCGGAGAAGACCCGGCTCACCTACCAGTACATGGATTATTCGCTGTCCTACTATCGCGACATGCGAACAAGGCTGAAGGAGATGCTGGCCTCGACGGGGGGCCTTCGCGGCCAACGGTTTGTGATCTATGGCACAGGAGAATTGGCGGAGCTTGCCTATCTCTCGCTGAAGGAAATGGAAGGGCAGTGCGTGGGATTTCTCGACGACCGGCGCCGGGATACATTCTTGTCATACCCCGTGTCCTCACCTGAGGACATCGGTTCATGGGAGTTCGACAAGATCTTGTTGACGGACCTTGCGCAAGCCGATGAACACGAAGAACAATTAGCCCGGCGCGGTGTTCCAATCGAGCGCGTGTTGAGGTTGGGATTGAGTCCCAACGGAATCCCCCAGAGCGTCGAACAACACTGA
- a CDS encoding bifunctional 2-polyprenyl-6-hydroxyphenol methylase/3-demethylubiquinol 3-O-methyltransferase UbiG — protein MTAHLETMCCDLCRSSESDVILRLPDLLLRVTDEVFTIVRCRKCGLAYLNPRPTQAAIGTYYPTVYYPPVTDKGGSTRTRQSKRLSSRIKQWVLEGYYGYPSRAHGAWRAIRKLLLWPEKAWREIKGRRPFPWRGEGRVLDVGCGAGGNLRTLEEQGWRVAGIEISPVAAEHARALVTGPIHTGTLETAPFSAGSFDLVLMSHSLEHLPSPVDALGRVHRLLADGGLLIVVVPNEQSFEARLFGRWWFHWDPPRHFYHFNRRTLSDALAHAGFRVEKIRTGVSSTFFMASLERLWNERFHKAIMWRRVVERVLAKPFCLMAGHMGFGTELTVYAEKSLSSNTRSKRSPDG, from the coding sequence ATGACGGCTCATCTGGAAACCATGTGCTGCGATCTCTGCCGCTCGAGTGAATCCGATGTAATCCTTCGGCTGCCGGATCTGCTGCTTCGCGTGACCGACGAAGTCTTTACGATCGTCCGATGCCGGAAGTGCGGGTTGGCGTATCTCAACCCTCGTCCGACTCAAGCGGCGATCGGTACCTATTATCCTACGGTGTACTATCCGCCCGTAACGGACAAAGGAGGATCAACTCGTACACGGCAGAGCAAGCGCTTATCTTCCCGTATCAAACAGTGGGTGCTTGAGGGCTATTACGGATATCCTTCAAGGGCTCATGGTGCGTGGCGGGCCATTCGGAAATTGCTGCTGTGGCCGGAGAAAGCATGGAGAGAGATCAAAGGCCGCCGCCCGTTTCCCTGGCGCGGTGAGGGAAGAGTCTTGGATGTCGGCTGCGGCGCCGGCGGCAATCTTCGCACGCTGGAAGAGCAAGGGTGGCGGGTGGCCGGCATCGAGATCAGTCCGGTCGCGGCGGAGCATGCCCGGGCCTTGGTGACCGGCCCGATTCATACCGGCACGCTCGAAACTGCCCCATTTTCTGCGGGATCGTTTGATCTTGTCCTCATGAGTCATTCGCTGGAGCATTTGCCGAGTCCGGTTGATGCGCTGGGTCGCGTTCATCGACTTTTAGCCGATGGTGGCCTGCTGATCGTGGTCGTACCCAATGAGCAAAGCTTCGAAGCACGGCTGTTCGGGCGCTGGTGGTTTCATTGGGACCCGCCCAGACATTTTTATCATTTCAACAGGCGGACATTAAGCGATGCATTGGCTCATGCGGGGTTTCGAGTCGAAAAGATCCGGACCGGAGTCAGCTCCACTTTTTTTATGGCGAGTCTCGAGCGGCTTTGGAACGAGAGATTTCATAAAGCTATTATGTGGCGGAGGGTTGTCGAACGCGTGCTTGCGAAACCGTTCTGTCTCATGGCCGGCCATATGGGATTTGGCACAGAACTCACGGTGTATGCAGAGAAAAGTCTCTCGAGTAACACACGAAGCAAGCGGTCACCCGATGGATGA
- the rfaQ gene encoding putative lipopolysaccharide heptosyltransferase III yields MIKLRYIGDVLLATPAIHAIKEAYPQAQITVVVNRGTQEVLAGNPHVHEVLPLEKGTIGAQWKLISGLRGRRFDAAIDLTDADRSAFLAWISGAAVRIGFNDEARWRGWCYTDVVSSNPSIHRIDRDLAALEPLHVAPSNRAPRLWLKQEEESEADELLRRLGAQGARLVVIQPGARYWFKAWPAERFAELADRVTRQYQCQVLVGGSPQEVELAGQVARTAKRAPLVLAGRASLRLFAAVLKRASLFVGNDSGAMHMASAVGTPVVALFGPSNPREWGPRGGPVEVIYKGIDCRVCFHPTCRRGDQNCMQLISVEEVMEAVGRLLGR; encoded by the coding sequence GTGATCAAATTGCGGTATATCGGCGACGTGCTTCTCGCGACGCCGGCGATTCACGCCATCAAGGAGGCATACCCCCAGGCGCAGATCACTGTGGTCGTCAATCGAGGTACGCAAGAGGTCCTCGCCGGAAATCCGCACGTACATGAGGTGCTTCCGCTGGAAAAAGGAACGATCGGCGCGCAATGGAAATTGATATCCGGCCTCCGTGGCAGAAGGTTCGATGCGGCCATCGACCTGACCGATGCGGACCGATCGGCATTTCTTGCGTGGATTTCCGGCGCAGCGGTTCGGATCGGGTTTAACGACGAAGCCCGTTGGCGAGGGTGGTGTTATACCGACGTGGTTTCCAGCAATCCATCGATTCACCGGATTGATCGGGATTTGGCGGCGCTGGAGCCGCTGCATGTTGCTCCAAGCAACCGTGCTCCACGGCTCTGGTTGAAACAGGAAGAAGAATCGGAAGCAGACGAACTTTTACGCCGATTAGGAGCTCAGGGCGCACGCCTGGTCGTCATTCAACCGGGGGCACGGTATTGGTTCAAGGCCTGGCCGGCCGAACGCTTTGCGGAGCTGGCCGACCGGGTGACTCGCCAATACCAATGCCAGGTTCTCGTGGGCGGGAGCCCACAAGAGGTCGAACTCGCGGGCCAGGTTGCACGCACGGCAAAGCGCGCTCCGCTCGTTCTGGCGGGCCGGGCAAGTCTGAGATTGTTTGCGGCTGTGCTCAAACGGGCATCGCTGTTTGTTGGCAATGATTCCGGCGCCATGCACATGGCGTCGGCTGTCGGGACTCCGGTGGTCGCGTTGTTCGGTCCCTCAAATCCTCGAGAGTGGGGTCCGCGGGGAGGGCCGGTTGAAGTGATTTATAAAGGGATCGATTGCCGAGTGTGTTTTCATCCTACCTGCCGCCGGGGTGATCAGAACTGCATGCAACTCATTTCGGTCGAGGAAGTGATGGAGGCGGTCGGCCGATTGTTGGGCAGATGA
- a CDS encoding glycosyltransferase family 1 protein: MKIGIDAGPIVGDRGGVGWHTYYLLREMLAQNRDVEFIAYARPGTQAPGEVRSWPGRESLRWVEVSKWAMGRRGTVDGLDLYHGTNFKMHTRGRFGGVVTIHDLWLERFPRYSTKPFGQRLSSFKTRRTAHRARRVITVSEFSARELMELYGLPAGQIAVIPNAVADDFVALHDDSAMSGLRQRIQLPPRGYILFVGGADPRKNHRTFLEAAAMVRQELSGRTLLLAGSRTHPFGSYEETAAACGLRDQVLCPGRLSQDDLRLLYSHADLFVFPSLYEGFGMPVLEAMACEVPVVTSNSTALREVAGDAAILVDPANPRAMGEAMVTALNDESLRASLRANGLARVQKFTWQTAARQTLDLYAALCR; this comes from the coding sequence ATGAAAATCGGAATCGATGCGGGTCCAATAGTCGGCGACCGCGGGGGGGTGGGATGGCATACCTACTATCTCCTGCGCGAAATGCTGGCGCAGAACCGGGATGTCGAATTCATCGCCTACGCGCGACCCGGGACGCAGGCCCCCGGCGAAGTGCGATCATGGCCGGGAAGAGAGTCGCTTCGCTGGGTGGAAGTCTCAAAATGGGCCATGGGGAGACGAGGGACTGTCGACGGCCTGGATCTTTATCATGGCACGAATTTCAAGATGCACACGAGGGGGAGATTCGGAGGGGTCGTCACGATCCACGACCTCTGGCTCGAACGGTTTCCCCGCTATTCGACCAAGCCGTTCGGGCAGCGACTGTCTTCCTTTAAAACCAGGCGGACCGCTCATCGGGCCCGGCGCGTGATTACGGTGTCGGAGTTTTCCGCGCGCGAGTTGATGGAGTTGTACGGGTTGCCGGCCGGGCAGATTGCGGTCATTCCAAATGCCGTGGCGGACGATTTCGTCGCGCTTCACGACGACTCGGCGATGAGTGGCTTGAGGCAGCGAATTCAACTCCCGCCACGGGGGTATATCCTTTTTGTCGGAGGCGCCGATCCCCGGAAGAACCACCGCACGTTTCTCGAAGCGGCGGCAATGGTTCGCCAGGAACTGTCTGGAAGGACGCTGCTCCTCGCCGGCTCCCGCACGCACCCCTTCGGTTCGTATGAAGAGACGGCGGCTGCCTGCGGATTACGCGATCAGGTGCTCTGTCCAGGCCGGCTGTCGCAAGACGATCTCAGACTTCTGTACAGCCATGCCGATCTGTTCGTCTTTCCATCACTGTACGAAGGATTCGGCATGCCGGTTCTGGAAGCCATGGCCTGCGAAGTCCCGGTCGTCACTTCCAACTCGACCGCGTTAAGGGAAGTGGCCGGAGATGCCGCGATCCTGGTGGATCCGGCCAACCCGCGTGCGATGGGAGAGGCCATGGTCACGGCGCTCAACGATGAGTCTTTGCGGGCGTCGTTGCGAGCGAACGGTCTGGCGCGCGTGCAGAAGTTCACCTGGCAAACGGCTGCACGACAGACGCTGGACCTCTACGCGGCACTCTGCCGTTGA
- a CDS encoding glycosyltransferase family 4 protein yields MGRRILYVHGIGDIGGAERDLLAVAGRLDRTEWEPHLACPPGSPLDAEATRAGISVQPLVLTPWRKWYSPFVRSSSIARLRGLFERLRPALVHINDMWWAPHAVAARERARSGRIPIVAHVRQEIEPEKIRRYALERVDRVIAISHQVEEAVKSGGVATERVQTLYSGLELTSSAPRADYRPALCKRLQCPESDVLLGTVANLFPRKGQDVMLRALPAILEVIPSARYVMVGDDRTDYARELYAQAAGLHIAGRVHIVGFQDPVRPFLEAFDLYVHPALMEGFGIAIVEAMAAGKAVIATRTGGIPEVVEEGRTGLLVQPGDPAQLRDAVLQVLQNPERRNAMGAQGAERVRERFDLAATVAATETLYRRLLQG; encoded by the coding sequence GTGGGCCGGCGCATTCTGTATGTCCATGGCATTGGGGATATCGGCGGGGCAGAGCGCGATTTGCTGGCGGTCGCCGGCAGACTCGATCGGACGGAATGGGAGCCGCACTTGGCTTGTCCGCCCGGTAGTCCGCTGGATGCCGAAGCGACGCGAGCCGGAATTTCCGTTCAGCCGCTGGTTCTCACGCCTTGGAGAAAATGGTATTCACCGTTCGTCCGATCGTCGAGCATCGCCCGGCTGCGCGGGCTATTCGAACGTCTGCGGCCCGCGCTGGTTCACATCAACGACATGTGGTGGGCCCCTCACGCCGTTGCCGCGAGAGAGCGCGCGAGGTCGGGTCGGATTCCCATCGTGGCGCATGTGCGCCAGGAGATCGAGCCGGAAAAAATCCGCCGGTATGCCCTCGAACGCGTTGACCGTGTGATCGCCATCTCGCACCAGGTGGAGGAGGCGGTCAAGTCGGGAGGCGTTGCGACGGAACGGGTGCAGACGCTGTACAGCGGGCTCGAGCTGACGTCCTCCGCACCGCGCGCGGATTATCGCCCCGCCCTGTGCAAACGGCTTCAATGCCCGGAAAGTGACGTGCTACTGGGCACCGTCGCCAATCTCTTTCCACGCAAGGGGCAGGACGTCATGCTCCGGGCTCTTCCTGCAATCCTCGAGGTCATACCATCCGCACGCTACGTCATGGTGGGAGACGACCGGACCGACTATGCGCGTGAACTCTACGCACAGGCGGCCGGGCTTCACATCGCCGGCCGCGTTCACATCGTCGGATTCCAGGATCCCGTGCGACCTTTCCTGGAGGCATTTGATCTGTATGTTCACCCCGCGCTCATGGAAGGCTTTGGCATTGCGATTGTCGAGGCCATGGCCGCGGGAAAAGCCGTGATCGCAACGCGCACGGGAGGCATTCCGGAGGTCGTCGAAGAGGGGCGAACCGGCCTGTTGGTGCAGCCTGGAGATCCGGCACAACTGCGAGATGCCGTCTTGCAGGTGCTCCAGAATCCAGAACGTCGAAACGCCATGGGTGCGCAGGGAGCCGAACGCGTGCGCGAGCGGTTTGATCTGGCCGCAACTGTCGCGGCCACGGAAACGTTGTACCGGCGTCTGCTTCAAGGATGA
- a CDS encoding glycosyltransferase family 2 protein produces MATISALTITKNEESNISDCLASVRWTTERIVIDAESRDRTPELARAAGAQVIVRPWPGFGAQKNFGISTASSEWILIVDADERVSPPLQDEIRRRIDGWRAGEPVAFEIPRKNFFYGAWVRHAGVYPDYQLRLFRKGAALYNDVPVHENLIVEGPVGKLEHAFEHHTERTIQDHFKKFGLYTTLAAQEKGKTARRVRGRDLLFRPWVVFFKQYVLKQGFRDGIRGLLVCVFASMYTFVKYAKLWDALRSRSVSRDHT; encoded by the coding sequence ATGGCGACCATCAGCGCACTCACGATCACGAAGAATGAGGAGTCGAACATTTCAGACTGCCTGGCCTCGGTGCGCTGGACAACCGAACGGATTGTCATTGACGCGGAAAGCCGGGATCGAACGCCCGAACTGGCCCGTGCAGCGGGTGCTCAGGTCATCGTGCGGCCATGGCCGGGGTTTGGAGCTCAAAAGAACTTCGGTATTTCCACAGCATCCTCAGAGTGGATTCTCATCGTCGATGCGGACGAGCGGGTGTCTCCTCCGCTCCAAGATGAGATCCGCCGCCGCATCGATGGCTGGCGTGCCGGCGAACCGGTGGCCTTCGAGATCCCGAGGAAAAATTTCTTCTACGGTGCATGGGTGCGCCATGCCGGTGTCTATCCAGACTATCAGCTTCGACTCTTCCGGAAGGGAGCGGCCTTGTACAACGACGTGCCCGTCCATGAAAATCTTATAGTTGAAGGACCAGTCGGCAAACTGGAACATGCATTCGAACATCACACCGAGCGCACTATTCAGGATCACTTCAAGAAGTTCGGCCTCTATACGACACTGGCGGCTCAGGAAAAGGGGAAGACCGCCCGGCGCGTCCGCGGCCGGGATCTTCTGTTCAGACCCTGGGTGGTGTTCTTCAAACAATACGTCCTCAAACAGGGATTCCGTGATGGAATCCGCGGGTTGCTCGTTTGTGTGTTTGCGAGCATGTATACATTTGTGAAATACGCCAAGCTGTGGGATGCGCTCCGATCCCGCTCCGTGTCGCGGGATCACACCTAG
- a CDS encoding glycosyltransferase family 2 protein, with translation MLSIIVAIHNQLGHNRLFLDGITRYTSGPYEVIVIDNHSTDGSAEFFESSGCKVIRNDKNLCYPESMNLGSVAARGKYLCHINNDLYVAPGWDQLLLGAMERERLDAASPLGLEMMPTRALTDWMQGRWAAIGQGRLSTGKSKETLHTMVRAMYGDWEEFCNEVRQSFTGMCFDGIVGSCVVIRRDTYEKIGRLDERIQAADWDLYYTLRKRELTHGDVRRCMVVGGVFVHHFIRATVKSKREPFACAHERWTIDRKWDREEQAKLWCKPDELSGRPSFMRSIGERVAKPVRKLIQELDRMTAARRLWVPASRIVDVYRQKFQTLGRPGRAASPAQ, from the coding sequence ATGCTGAGCATCATCGTCGCGATCCATAACCAACTGGGCCACAACCGCCTGTTCCTCGACGGGATCACGCGCTATACCAGCGGTCCCTACGAAGTGATCGTCATCGACAACCATTCGACTGACGGATCCGCGGAATTTTTTGAATCGAGCGGGTGCAAGGTCATTCGCAACGATAAGAACCTCTGCTATCCGGAATCGATGAATCTTGGGTCCGTCGCCGCCCGCGGAAAATATCTCTGCCACATCAATAACGATTTGTACGTGGCTCCGGGGTGGGATCAGCTTCTACTCGGCGCCATGGAACGAGAACGATTGGACGCGGCCTCTCCCCTCGGGCTTGAGATGATGCCGACCAGAGCGTTGACCGACTGGATGCAAGGTCGGTGGGCAGCGATCGGCCAGGGCCGGCTGTCGACCGGAAAAAGCAAGGAGACGCTGCACACCATGGTTCGCGCGATGTACGGAGACTGGGAAGAGTTCTGCAACGAGGTGCGGCAATCGTTTACGGGCATGTGTTTCGACGGCATCGTGGGCTCTTGTGTCGTCATTCGACGCGACACGTACGAAAAGATCGGTCGATTGGATGAGCGGATCCAGGCGGCCGATTGGGATCTCTATTACACCCTTCGGAAACGTGAACTGACCCACGGCGATGTCCGCCGGTGCATGGTCGTCGGCGGCGTCTTTGTGCATCACTTCATCCGCGCAACGGTCAAGAGCAAACGGGAACCGTTCGCCTGCGCCCACGAACGATGGACGATCGATCGGAAATGGGACAGGGAGGAGCAGGCAAAGCTCTGGTGCAAGCCCGACGAACTGTCCGGCCGGCCATCGTTCATGCGCTCTATTGGTGAGCGGGTCGCCAAGCCGGTACGGAAACTCATTCAGGAACTCGACCGCATGACGGCGGCGAGACGGTTATGGGTGCCCGCGTCTCGAATCGTCGATGTGTATCGGCAGAAGTTCCAAACCTTGGGACGACCGGGCCGCGCCGCTTCTCCGGCGCAGTAA